The Shinella zoogloeoides genome includes a region encoding these proteins:
- a CDS encoding HAD-IIA family hydrolase, with product MGKLDNPWPVIRGVVSDLDGVVYRGKTPIDDAVKAFQAWQAEGIPFCFVTNNSTHTAEDVVSKLVSFGIDVTLDNVVTSAVTAAQLIRQRFPEGTRVFVIGAPSLKQAIAAANLEITEHEPSVVVMGLDREITHEKMRIAVDAILKGALLIGTNPDLLLPTPTGFEPGAGAILTAVATAARVKPIIVGKPEVHMIEAALKRIGTDRSSTLMIGDQIPTDIQAGKKAGLCSVLVTTGVPPVEDATLLPPDFTIATLREIPGVR from the coding sequence ATGGGTAAGCTGGACAATCCATGGCCCGTGATCCGGGGCGTAGTGTCGGACCTCGATGGCGTTGTCTATCGAGGCAAGACCCCTATTGATGATGCTGTAAAGGCATTTCAGGCGTGGCAAGCGGAAGGGATCCCATTCTGCTTCGTGACCAACAACTCGACGCATACGGCTGAGGACGTTGTTTCCAAGCTGGTCTCATTCGGAATCGATGTGACTCTCGACAATGTCGTCACCTCTGCGGTCACGGCTGCCCAGCTCATCAGGCAGCGCTTTCCCGAAGGGACGCGCGTGTTTGTCATCGGGGCTCCGTCCTTGAAGCAGGCGATCGCCGCGGCCAATCTGGAAATCACGGAACATGAACCTTCCGTCGTGGTGATGGGTCTGGACCGGGAGATCACACACGAGAAGATGAGGATCGCTGTTGATGCAATCCTGAAGGGGGCGCTGCTTATCGGAACGAACCCCGATCTGCTTCTTCCGACCCCTACTGGCTTCGAGCCGGGTGCCGGCGCAATCCTGACTGCAGTGGCGACTGCCGCGCGCGTCAAGCCGATCATCGTCGGAAAACCGGAAGTCCACATGATCGAAGCTGCGCTGAAGCGGATAGGTACCGATCGTTCGTCCACCTTGATGATCGGGGATCAGATCCCAACCGACATCCAGGCTGGAAAGAAGGCTGGCCTCTGCTCGGTCCTCGTCACGACGGGTGTCCCGCCCGTCGAGGATGCGACGCTTCTGCCGCCCGACTTCACTATCGCAACGCTCAGGGAAATACCGGGAGTGCGCTGA
- a CDS encoding ABC transporter ATP-binding protein: MADVQLDGIRKAYGSLEILRDIDLEIEHGEFVVFVGPSGSGKSTLLRMIGGLEQISGGTLKIDSKVVNRVDAADRNLGMVFQSYALYPHLSVRDNLAFPLRMAKARKEEIAVKVGNAAKLLQIEHLLDRKPKELSGGQRQRVAIGRAIVREPKVFLFDEPLSNLDTELRVQMRVQIAKLHRQLGNTMIYVTHDQVEAMTMADKIVVLKDGRIEQVGSPHDLYHKPATQFVAGFIGSPRMNFLLCKVKSRNESQVEIGVGSNGRWLPVDGKEVGPGATVTLGIRPDDFIAPSGNPGELLVDIEVDFVEHLGSATYLYGTALGENVVARSPDDHFHVGRQGPISLAVAASDCHVFGRDGKALPRFQAPKSWS; encoded by the coding sequence ATGGCCGACGTTCAACTTGATGGTATTCGAAAGGCATACGGAAGTCTCGAAATCCTTCGTGACATAGATCTTGAGATCGAGCACGGAGAGTTCGTCGTTTTCGTCGGGCCATCGGGCTCTGGAAAATCGACACTGCTCAGGATGATAGGCGGTCTTGAGCAGATTTCCGGCGGTACGCTGAAAATTGACAGCAAGGTTGTCAACCGCGTTGATGCGGCCGACAGGAACCTCGGGATGGTTTTCCAGAGCTACGCGCTCTATCCGCATTTGAGCGTGCGTGACAATCTGGCGTTCCCTCTGCGCATGGCAAAGGCGCGAAAGGAAGAAATCGCGGTCAAGGTCGGCAACGCCGCAAAGTTGCTTCAGATCGAGCACCTGCTTGACCGGAAGCCGAAGGAGCTTTCAGGTGGACAAAGGCAGCGCGTGGCCATTGGACGGGCAATTGTTCGGGAGCCGAAAGTGTTCCTGTTCGACGAACCGTTGTCGAACCTGGATACCGAGTTGCGTGTACAGATGCGGGTGCAGATTGCAAAGCTGCACCGTCAGCTCGGAAACACGATGATCTACGTCACCCACGACCAGGTGGAAGCGATGACGATGGCGGACAAGATCGTGGTGCTGAAGGACGGTCGCATCGAACAGGTTGGAAGCCCCCATGATCTGTACCACAAGCCAGCGACTCAGTTCGTTGCTGGCTTCATCGGGTCGCCCCGGATGAATTTCCTTCTTTGCAAGGTCAAGTCAAGGAACGAAAGCCAGGTGGAGATCGGAGTGGGTTCAAACGGTCGCTGGCTTCCGGTCGACGGGAAAGAGGTAGGGCCGGGAGCGACCGTAACGCTCGGGATCCGACCTGACGACTTCATTGCACCATCGGGCAATCCTGGCGAACTGCTTGTCGACATCGAAGTCGATTTTGTCGAGCATCTGGGCAGCGCCACCTATCTCTATGGGACGGCTCTCGGAGAGAACGTCGTGGCGCGTTCCCCTGACGATCATTTCCATGTGGGCAGGCAAGGGCCGATCTCGCTGGCCGTCGCCGCCTCGGATTGTCACGTGTTCGGACGTGATGGCAAGGCACTGCCGCGTTTCCAGGCACCGAAAAGCTGGAGTTGA
- a CDS encoding phosphoenolpyruvate hydrolase family protein, with the protein MSELRQFLSDSRSFMLGAAIGSGMTARAAERAGADFVLALNAGRFRAMGGSSPASILPIRDSNAFVEGFSRSEILRSTRLPVFFGACTFNPTLDINLFLDRLKRWGFAGVTNFPSVIHLDDPRRAILEESKLGYQREVDLLVKARQRGMMTIAYTRTQSEARRMVEAGVEAIAMNFNLNAAETAQSASSIGLPELAARTRDIARTVHGVDRNVVCLLAGGPITKPEELMDVCRETGTQGFIGGSSLDRVPLETSVLEMTSGFKTIHVLREKVDLLERRLQLNGYRHGVIAQSATMNKSLDAAKRLATGANPVLVSGEAGAGKRRVASLVHSLSGRKHRKPVVFPCRPSPGSQNAIALFGLDADKDTRRRISVLETASETSLVILHVNELSVEEQEKLADFIESGSYTAHNGATTNRSDAKIIATCTIPAGRRSSEGLLTSRLRDAFAGLEVVLPPLRDRLEDLPALIHHFTVETRGDASAGVLAIENSAFLALASHSWPGNIRELRHVVEQLAILPPDVAIAADRISAVLGVSPPPAEPTNLSEREWIIDALRRNKLHRGKTARALGLSRKTLYNKIRKLRILD; encoded by the coding sequence ATTTCCGAGCTTAGACAGTTTCTGAGCGATTCGAGATCATTCATGCTTGGGGCCGCCATTGGCTCCGGCATGACGGCGCGCGCTGCCGAAAGGGCGGGAGCGGATTTCGTTCTGGCATTGAACGCCGGCCGTTTTCGAGCAATGGGTGGATCCTCTCCGGCATCGATCCTTCCGATACGCGACAGCAACGCCTTTGTCGAAGGGTTTAGTCGTTCGGAGATCCTACGCAGTACGCGGCTCCCGGTGTTCTTCGGCGCGTGCACATTCAATCCGACGTTGGACATCAATCTCTTCCTCGACCGATTGAAGCGGTGGGGTTTCGCTGGTGTGACGAATTTCCCATCTGTCATCCACCTCGATGACCCACGCCGGGCGATTCTCGAGGAAAGCAAGCTTGGATATCAGAGAGAGGTCGATCTCCTTGTCAAAGCCAGACAGCGTGGAATGATGACCATAGCCTACACGCGTACGCAGAGCGAAGCGCGTCGTATGGTCGAAGCAGGCGTTGAGGCCATTGCCATGAACTTCAACCTAAACGCTGCAGAGACGGCACAGTCTGCATCCTCGATAGGCCTGCCAGAGCTAGCGGCAAGGACGAGAGACATTGCCCGAACCGTTCATGGAGTAGACAGAAATGTCGTCTGTCTGCTCGCGGGCGGTCCGATCACCAAGCCTGAGGAACTCATGGATGTCTGCAGGGAAACTGGGACGCAGGGCTTCATAGGGGGCTCATCTCTCGATCGTGTGCCTTTGGAGACCTCGGTCCTGGAAATGACCTCGGGGTTCAAGACAATCCACGTCTTGCGCGAGAAGGTCGATCTTCTCGAACGCCGGCTCCAGCTCAATGGTTACAGGCACGGAGTGATTGCCCAGTCTGCGACGATGAACAAGTCGCTCGACGCTGCAAAACGCCTGGCAACGGGAGCAAATCCCGTACTGGTGTCGGGAGAAGCGGGGGCCGGGAAGCGGCGTGTCGCATCGCTTGTCCATTCCCTGTCTGGCCGGAAACATCGAAAGCCCGTGGTATTTCCTTGCCGTCCGTCTCCGGGAAGCCAGAATGCGATCGCGCTGTTTGGTCTGGATGCCGACAAGGATACCCGCCGCCGAATTTCCGTGCTCGAAACTGCTTCAGAGACCTCGCTCGTCATCCTTCACGTGAACGAACTCTCAGTCGAGGAACAGGAAAAACTCGCCGATTTCATCGAGTCGGGTTCGTACACCGCACACAACGGCGCGACGACGAACCGTTCCGATGCGAAGATAATCGCCACGTGCACGATACCAGCCGGGAGGCGTTCGTCGGAAGGTCTTCTGACCTCTCGCCTGCGCGACGCTTTTGCTGGCCTCGAAGTGGTACTGCCTCCGCTTCGGGATCGTCTGGAGGACCTGCCGGCCTTGATCCATCATTTCACAGTGGAAACGAGGGGTGATGCGTCTGCAGGCGTTCTTGCCATCGAGAACTCTGCATTTCTTGCACTCGCAAGTCATTCCTGGCCCGGAAACATCAGGGAGCTGCGGCATGTTGTCGAACAGTTGGCCATCCTGCCTCCGGATGTCGCGATCGCTGCAGATCGGATCAGTGCAGTGCTTGGAGTGAGCCCGCCGCCCGCAGAACCCACAAATCTATCCGAGCGGGAGTGGATCATTGATGCACTCCGGCGGAACAAGCTGCACCGCGGGAAAACAGCCCGAGCGCTGGGTCTGTCACGCAAGACACTTTACAACAAAATCAGAAAGCTTCGCATTCTCGACTAA
- a CDS encoding Tm-1-like ATP-binding domain-containing protein — translation MSVSVSKADAIAIVATMDTKSAEVDFVSNIIRQCGRDVVRIDVGTSSSFPDRSNDPASLLKSIAQRARVSIGEMQADGSITAVIGIAGGKGSGLFGEVVADLPYGFPKLLVSSARPALLAELAKTSDILLYPTLVDLFGVNGFTSRILTNAAHAIASLRYAPQKDARRSIVAISAFGVTTPAVDRCVRLLADRNIEAVVFPANGSGGRKMEVLIEDGEFDAVLDLTTTELADELLGGTASAGDRRLTAAGLMGIPQLIAPGAVDMVNFGVPTSVPERYAHRSFYSHTPYTTLMRTTPEETREIGRRTGLKLRSASGPVCVMWPEKGVSDYDRENGVFHDPAANEAWLSGVEDTLPETAKCIKIPFHINDPEFADAAVAWILEKIKSEVVADENV, via the coding sequence ATGAGCGTATCTGTGTCGAAGGCGGACGCGATCGCCATCGTAGCGACCATGGATACGAAAAGCGCAGAAGTCGATTTCGTTTCCAATATCATCCGGCAATGCGGAAGGGATGTTGTCCGGATCGATGTCGGTACTTCCTCCTCATTTCCTGACCGATCGAACGATCCGGCAAGCCTGCTCAAGTCGATTGCGCAGCGCGCACGCGTATCGATAGGGGAGATGCAGGCTGATGGCAGCATAACTGCTGTGATCGGTATTGCCGGCGGTAAAGGGAGCGGCCTCTTCGGCGAGGTGGTTGCAGATCTGCCTTACGGCTTCCCCAAGCTGCTTGTATCGAGTGCGAGGCCAGCGCTTCTCGCGGAACTCGCCAAAACAAGCGACATTCTCCTTTACCCGACCTTGGTGGATCTGTTCGGCGTGAACGGCTTCACTTCACGGATACTCACAAATGCTGCTCACGCTATCGCATCGCTGCGGTACGCGCCGCAAAAGGACGCGCGGCGCTCGATAGTCGCAATTTCCGCCTTCGGCGTAACCACTCCAGCCGTGGACCGATGCGTTCGCTTGCTCGCAGATCGCAATATCGAAGCCGTCGTGTTTCCAGCGAATGGATCAGGGGGCCGCAAGATGGAGGTTCTTATCGAAGACGGAGAATTCGACGCCGTGCTCGATCTGACGACCACAGAACTGGCGGACGAACTGCTCGGCGGAACAGCCAGTGCAGGCGATAGAAGACTGACTGCGGCGGGCTTGATGGGAATTCCTCAGCTCATTGCTCCAGGCGCCGTAGACATGGTCAACTTCGGGGTGCCGACGAGTGTTCCGGAGCGGTATGCGCATCGGTCATTCTATTCCCACACCCCCTACACGACCCTGATGCGCACGACCCCTGAGGAAACGCGCGAGATTGGGCGGCGCACAGGATTGAAGCTCCGGAGTGCCTCAGGGCCAGTGTGCGTGATGTGGCCCGAGAAAGGTGTCTCCGACTACGATCGCGAGAACGGGGTGTTTCACGATCCTGCTGCAAACGAGGCCTGGCTTTCGGGTGTCGAGGACACTCTTCCAGAGACGGCCAAGTGCATCAAAATCCCATTCCACATCAACGATCCTGAATTCGCCGATGCTGCCGTCGCGTGGATCCTTGAGAAAATCAAAAGCGAGGTTGTAGCCGATGAAAATGTTTGA
- a CDS encoding phosphoenolpyruvate hydrolase family protein, whose protein sequence is MKMFERSEILSAVAEQTASGNAILAAGSSCGLVAKCAVLGGADMLVVYSTGLSRLMGLPTSRIGDSNARTIEMADEIRNVVSTVPVIGGVEAWDPVRLDLDRLLDRFWAAGYSGVINYPTISTMGDKWRDRRGRVGLGFDREVEMIRLARQKNIFSMAYVASAEDAAAMAEAGADCIVPHVGATRGGLVGHEEGQAVQEAVVKINKINDAARAVRSDIILLAHGGAVAEPEDTVEVYRQTKCVGFVGASSIERIPIERAVQAVAKAFKAVPVPRS, encoded by the coding sequence ATGAAAATGTTTGAACGTTCGGAAATCCTTTCGGCTGTGGCTGAGCAGACCGCAAGCGGAAATGCCATTCTGGCCGCAGGAAGTAGTTGCGGCCTGGTCGCCAAGTGCGCGGTGCTGGGTGGAGCGGACATGCTGGTCGTCTACAGCACCGGCCTTTCGCGTCTTATGGGCCTGCCAACGAGCCGGATTGGAGATTCGAACGCACGGACCATCGAAATGGCGGACGAGATCCGGAACGTCGTCTCGACCGTCCCAGTGATCGGCGGCGTCGAGGCATGGGATCCTGTCAGACTTGACCTTGATCGCCTGCTCGACAGGTTCTGGGCCGCTGGATACTCCGGTGTGATCAACTACCCCACCATCTCGACGATGGGTGATAAATGGCGCGATCGAAGAGGCCGCGTTGGTCTGGGTTTCGACCGGGAGGTCGAGATGATCAGGTTGGCGCGACAGAAGAATATTTTCTCGATGGCCTACGTAGCCTCGGCTGAAGATGCGGCCGCGATGGCAGAAGCGGGAGCGGACTGCATTGTTCCTCACGTAGGGGCAACCCGCGGGGGCTTGGTCGGTCACGAGGAAGGCCAGGCGGTCCAGGAAGCAGTCGTGAAGATCAACAAGATCAACGATGCCGCCAGAGCCGTACGATCCGACATCATTCTTCTTGCCCATGGCGGCGCTGTCGCGGAACCCGAAGACACGGTAGAAGTGTATCGGCAGACGAAGTGTGTTGGCTTCGTAGGAGCTTCCTCGATCGAAAGGATACCGATCGAGCGGGCAGTGCAGGCAGTTGCCAAGGCGTTCAAAGCCGTCCCGGTCCCCCGTTCCTGA
- a CDS encoding FAD-dependent oxidoreductase encodes MTLASASIGTRPADSSQWDEIYDVVAVGSGAAGLSAALFASQSGLKVLICEKSPKLGGTTALSNGMIWVPCSPQAIAAKVADSIENARTYLRNELGNYYREDFVEAYLTDGPAALSQIADGTDVKFTLASAPDYHSSQIGGVESGRALSPAPYDGRLLGKDFDLVGDPIRVVLGGMMISSGEVTKFLNPLKSVDSMRHVLKRVGRYARDRMSYRRGTEFSGGNALIARFIASLRKRQVAIWTEAPLVRLVIEDQKVVGAIIRRNGRDLRVRADRGVVLATGGFPRDAGLRASLSGPHQHDDTLAHPDSTGDGIKLAQQAGGAIDNDVASAGFWTPVSLLRDKKGGQQTVPYGWLDRGRPGVIAVGPDARRFVNESNSYHDICLAMFKNGYPKDKRFFFICDSEFLKKRGMGHMLPWPWTMGTRAYERVDYIKVGATIADLARKIGIDAKDLEKTVEEHNTHARSGKDPYFQRGESAFNRMLGDPSVGTVNPNLGSITAGPFIALPIVPATLGTATGLSTDTWGHVLDQDGKQIQGLYACGNDATSLMRGLYPGAGITIGPGIVFAYRAAKALAGRNS; translated from the coding sequence ATGACCCTAGCATCCGCTTCTATCGGCACCAGGCCTGCCGATTCCAGCCAATGGGACGAAATCTATGATGTCGTCGCCGTTGGCAGCGGAGCAGCAGGCCTATCTGCTGCTCTGTTCGCCTCGCAATCCGGACTTAAAGTCCTCATATGCGAGAAGTCTCCCAAGCTGGGCGGAACGACGGCCCTCTCTAACGGAATGATCTGGGTGCCTTGCTCTCCGCAGGCCATCGCAGCAAAAGTTGCCGACAGCATCGAGAATGCGAGGACCTATCTTAGGAACGAACTGGGTAACTACTACCGGGAGGATTTTGTTGAGGCGTACCTGACTGACGGACCGGCGGCCTTGAGCCAGATAGCTGACGGGACTGACGTCAAGTTCACGCTGGCCTCTGCACCGGACTATCATTCCAGCCAGATCGGCGGTGTGGAGTCCGGTCGAGCCCTTAGCCCTGCACCATACGACGGCCGTCTTCTCGGGAAGGATTTCGATCTCGTCGGTGATCCCATTCGTGTTGTCTTGGGGGGTATGATGATCTCCTCCGGCGAAGTGACGAAGTTCTTGAATCCATTGAAGTCGGTCGATTCGATGCGGCATGTCCTGAAGCGCGTGGGACGTTACGCTCGCGACAGAATGTCGTATCGTCGCGGAACCGAGTTCAGTGGCGGAAACGCCCTGATTGCGCGTTTCATAGCCAGCCTTAGGAAGCGTCAGGTCGCGATCTGGACCGAAGCCCCGCTTGTCCGCCTTGTTATCGAGGATCAAAAGGTGGTGGGCGCAATTATCCGCCGCAACGGTCGAGATTTGCGTGTCAGGGCTGATAGAGGCGTGGTTCTCGCGACAGGGGGCTTTCCCCGCGACGCAGGCCTCCGGGCATCACTAAGTGGACCGCACCAGCATGATGATACGCTTGCTCACCCGGACTCTACGGGGGATGGCATCAAGCTCGCCCAGCAAGCAGGTGGCGCCATAGACAATGATGTGGCGAGTGCAGGGTTCTGGACCCCGGTTTCACTCCTGCGTGACAAGAAAGGTGGCCAGCAGACAGTACCGTATGGGTGGCTGGATCGCGGCCGCCCGGGAGTGATCGCCGTCGGGCCCGATGCGCGGCGCTTCGTTAACGAGTCCAATTCTTATCACGATATCTGCCTTGCGATGTTCAAGAACGGATACCCGAAGGACAAGCGCTTTTTTTTCATCTGCGACTCCGAGTTTCTTAAAAAGCGCGGAATGGGACACATGTTGCCGTGGCCGTGGACCATGGGAACAAGGGCATATGAGCGGGTCGACTACATCAAGGTGGGTGCGACAATCGCCGACCTTGCTAGGAAGATAGGGATCGATGCCAAGGATCTTGAGAAGACCGTCGAAGAGCACAATACGCATGCGCGGTCTGGCAAGGATCCTTACTTCCAGCGCGGAGAGTCTGCTTTCAACCGCATGCTGGGCGACCCTTCAGTTGGAACGGTGAACCCAAACCTCGGATCGATCACTGCCGGTCCGTTCATCGCTCTGCCGATCGTGCCGGCTACCCTGGGGACCGCGACGGGACTATCAACTGACACGTGGGGGCACGTGCTCGATCAAGACGGAAAGCAGATTCAAGGACTGTACGCTTGCGGCAATGACGCAACTTCGCTCATGCGTGGCCTTTATCCAGGTGCCGGGATCACGATCGGACCAGGTATCGTTTTCGCATACCGAGCCGCAAAAGCTCTTGCTGGTCGCAATTCGTGA
- a CDS encoding GlcG/HbpS family heme-binding protein, whose translation MLTINRLSLADAHILIGGARAKAEEIGVPMCIAITDESGQLIAFERMDGGKITSTIIAQDKAYTAAGAKRSTESYGTASQPGQPAYGINSTIGGRLTVVAGGIPVIVEGEVVGGIGVSSGTPAQDHACALAGIDRFLVEV comes from the coding sequence ATGCTGACAATAAACAGATTAAGTCTCGCCGACGCTCACATCCTGATCGGCGGTGCTCGTGCAAAGGCTGAAGAAATCGGCGTTCCCATGTGTATTGCGATCACCGACGAGTCCGGGCAACTGATAGCATTCGAGCGAATGGACGGTGGCAAGATAACAAGTACAATCATCGCCCAAGACAAAGCCTACACCGCTGCCGGGGCGAAGAGATCAACGGAAAGCTATGGTACAGCCAGTCAACCGGGACAGCCTGCCTATGGTATCAACTCGACAATTGGCGGTCGATTGACGGTAGTTGCTGGTGGCATTCCGGTGATTGTCGAGGGCGAGGTTGTGGGCGGCATTGGCGTCAGTTCCGGTACACCAGCGCAGGATCACGCCTGTGCTCTCGCAGGAATCGACCGTTTTCTAGTCGAAGTTTGA
- a CDS encoding RES family NAD+ phosphorylase — protein sequence MKFRGTLYRALNPIYAREPMSGRGAELYGGRFNRKGTPALYTSLSIVTALREANQAGSLQPTTLVSYDAVFERIFDTRDDIALRAEGMDNADLADPTWRDQMKTTGEAKTQAFAGRLAAAGYHGLIVRSFAPGAARDDANLVLWTWSDAAPCRLTLIDDEGRLSR from the coding sequence ATGAAGTTTCGAGGAACACTCTACCGGGCGCTCAACCCGATCTATGCACGCGAGCCGATGTCGGGACGCGGCGCCGAACTCTATGGAGGTCGGTTCAACCGAAAGGGGACGCCGGCACTCTATACGTCGTTGTCAATCGTCACGGCTTTGCGCGAAGCCAATCAGGCCGGCTCCCTGCAACCGACGACGCTCGTCTCCTATGATGCGGTCTTCGAACGCATATTCGATACGCGCGACGATATCGCTCTGCGCGCTGAAGGCATGGACAATGCGGATTTGGCGGATCCCACTTGGCGCGATCAGATGAAAACTACCGGAGAGGCGAAGACGCAAGCCTTCGCAGGTCGGCTTGCCGCTGCCGGCTATCATGGATTGATCGTGAGGAGCTTTGCACCCGGCGCGGCCCGAGACGATGCCAATCTAGTCCTTTGGACGTGGAGCGATGCCGCGCCTTGCCGGCTGACGCTAATCGACGACGAAGGTCGCCTGTCGCGATAG
- a CDS encoding antitoxin Xre/MbcA/ParS toxin-binding domain-containing protein: MGLAQYADGGLFSPRKIASALRTTSEEIARTAGLGKDAIQRQDRIRSDKTQRRLREMTEIVNKVEPRFGSALMAYAWYRSEPLPGFSGFTAMQLVRDGRADEVLDYIDAVDAGVHA, from the coding sequence ATGGGTCTCGCCCAATATGCCGATGGCGGACTTTTCTCGCCACGCAAGATCGCCAGTGCCCTGCGCACCACGAGCGAAGAGATCGCTCGGACCGCAGGGCTCGGGAAGGACGCGATCCAGCGGCAGGACCGCATTCGCTCGGACAAGACGCAGCGGCGCCTTCGGGAGATGACCGAGATCGTCAACAAGGTCGAGCCTCGGTTTGGCTCCGCCCTGATGGCCTATGCCTGGTATCGCTCCGAACCGTTGCCCGGCTTCTCAGGCTTCACGGCGATGCAGCTCGTACGCGATGGCCGAGCTGACGAGGTTCTCGACTATATCGACGCCGTCGATGCCGGCGTTCACGCCTGA
- a CDS encoding GntR family transcriptional regulator: MSEEIESKRVRGMGSKSVYDTLRNEILALTLPPGQLLDETTLAERFAMSRSPIREALIRLAGEELVVTLSNRSTIVAPIEVASFPKYVEALDVAQRMNTRLAATLRTEADLKIIAKRQKEFEAAVKTGVHLKMSEANKQFHMAIAYAGKNTYLASFYERLLNQGQRMLHLHFEYLERGGDGYLLTDEHELMLEAIRAKNVDLADELAHAHTRQFQDNFIAFLRENYTTHVSFGPLAAAE, encoded by the coding sequence GTGTCTGAGGAAATTGAATCGAAACGCGTGCGCGGCATGGGCTCGAAAAGCGTGTACGACACGCTGCGCAACGAAATTCTGGCACTGACCCTGCCGCCTGGGCAGCTCCTCGACGAGACGACGCTGGCCGAACGCTTCGCCATGTCGCGCTCGCCGATCCGTGAGGCCCTGATCCGGCTGGCAGGTGAAGAGCTGGTGGTGACGCTGTCCAACCGCAGCACCATCGTTGCTCCCATCGAGGTGGCGAGCTTTCCGAAATATGTCGAGGCGCTCGACGTCGCCCAGCGCATGAACACGCGCCTCGCCGCGACACTGCGGACGGAAGCAGACCTGAAGATCATCGCCAAGCGCCAGAAGGAGTTTGAAGCGGCGGTGAAAACTGGCGTGCATCTGAAGATGTCGGAGGCCAACAAGCAGTTCCACATGGCCATCGCCTATGCCGGCAAGAACACTTATCTAGCCTCGTTCTATGAGCGGCTGCTCAACCAGGGCCAGCGCATGCTGCACCTGCATTTCGAATATCTGGAGCGCGGCGGTGACGGCTATCTGCTCACCGACGAACACGAACTGATGCTGGAAGCAATCAGGGCCAAGAACGTCGACCTGGCCGACGAACTGGCCCATGCCCATACGCGGCAGTTCCAGGACAATTTCATCGCCTTCCTGCGCGAGAACTATACGACCCACGTTTCCTTCGGTCCCCTTGCCGCCGCGGAATAG
- a CDS encoding substrate-binding periplasmic protein: MLSNVMTSALRATAALALVAGLSTPAMAQAAEGYWQGVQKSGTLRCGAAVAPPYVMRDPASGEYSGFYADLCREFAEALQVKPEFVDTTWDNIVAGLQAGKWDVSLALNRTPARAMAVQFSIPAMEYQISLAYNKDNPKIPAGATSVADIDKADVTLAVMSGTAQDKAISAAVKTATILRLPTNDETRLAVVSRRADILVDASDTNQLFTQSNPDWAVALNPKPALAKQGVSFGLPHQLSAADVEVVNIFLEERVATGHVEELIHKAVDEVLTAGQ, encoded by the coding sequence ATGCTTTCGAATGTGATGACGTCCGCTCTGCGGGCGACGGCCGCGCTCGCCCTGGTGGCAGGGCTTTCGACCCCTGCCATGGCCCAGGCGGCCGAAGGCTACTGGCAGGGTGTTCAGAAGAGCGGCACGCTGCGTTGCGGCGCAGCCGTCGCCCCGCCCTATGTGATGCGCGATCCGGCGAGCGGCGAATATTCTGGCTTCTACGCCGATCTTTGCCGGGAGTTCGCCGAGGCGCTTCAGGTGAAGCCCGAATTCGTCGATACGACTTGGGACAACATCGTGGCGGGCCTTCAGGCCGGCAAATGGGACGTCTCGCTGGCGCTGAACCGCACGCCGGCCCGCGCCATGGCGGTGCAGTTCTCCATCCCGGCGATGGAGTACCAAATCTCGCTCGCCTATAACAAGGACAACCCGAAGATCCCGGCCGGCGCCACATCGGTGGCCGATATCGACAAAGCTGACGTCACGCTTGCCGTCATGTCGGGCACGGCGCAGGACAAGGCGATCTCGGCGGCCGTCAAAACCGCAACGATCCTGCGTCTTCCGACCAATGACGAGACGCGCCTTGCCGTCGTCTCGCGCCGGGCGGATATCTTGGTCGATGCTTCCGACACGAACCAGCTCTTCACCCAGTCGAACCCCGATTGGGCCGTGGCGCTGAACCCAAAGCCGGCCCTTGCCAAGCAGGGCGTTTCCTTCGGCCTGCCGCACCAGCTTTCCGCCGCCGATGTCGAGGTGGTCAATATCTTCCTTGAGGAGCGGGTCGCGACCGGCCATGTCGAGGAGCTCATCCACAAGGCGGTTGACGAGGTTCTCACGGCCGGCCAGTGA